A stretch of the Musa acuminata AAA Group cultivar baxijiao chromosome BXJ2-7, Cavendish_Baxijiao_AAA, whole genome shotgun sequence genome encodes the following:
- the LOC135618025 gene encoding cypmaclein-like, whose protein sequence is MAPSTPVVAGLLLFLLGFCLVDSRSVYDHHHHSVVANGRWLLQAAPAVTIDCGAKCSVRCSKSWKRKMCNKLCGVCCSKCNCVPPGTSAETRAMCPCYATMTNPRGKLKCP, encoded by the exons ATGGCTCCCTCCACGCCCGTCGTCGCCGGCCTTCTACTCTTCCTGCTCGGGTTCTGCCTCGTCGATTCGCGCTCCGTCTACGACCATCATCACCATTCGGTTGTGGCCAACGGAAGATGGCTTCTCCAGGCGGCGCCGGCCGTCACCATCG ACTGCGGGGCGAAGTGCTCGGTGCGCTGCAGCAAGTCGTGGAAGCGGAAGATGTGCAACAAGTTGTGCGGGGTTTGCTGCAGCAAGTGCAACTGCGTGCCGCCGGGCACGTCGGCGGAGACACGCGCCATGTGCCCCTGCTACGCCACCATGACCAACCCTCGCGGCAAGCTCAAGTGCCCGTAG
- the LOC103991101 gene encoding mannose-specific lectin 3, with product MATQTSVVLWVLGAVLARLVVPSASASTERNVLYSSESLMHGQHLRYKQYSLVMQEDCNLVAYDNGNPTWASGTWHKGINCYLQLQSDGELIIFGYNRYTRVGPSELWRSNAKSSPGSYALVLRYDGSLHVYGPARWSVPRLTGGAGAPRSTWSSTTDAVLYTNDVAPIGVTIVNGVYELALQDNCNLALRNTEEDGVLWQTGTSNWLRDCFVTLEPNGELKIKYMGGETLWTNGVASDSGEYVLALSPRGQLVVYGPSLWNTPKAGVLAAGVETWGSAGNTTTTALTDE from the coding sequence ATGGCAACGCAGACTTCAGTGGTGCTTTGGGTCCTCGGCGCCGTGCTCGCCCGGCTCGTCGTGCCGAGCGCGAGCGCGAGCACGGAAAGAAACGTACTCTACTCTAGCGAGAGTCTGATGCACGGCCAGCACCTTCGGTACAAGCAATACTCGTTGGTCATGCAAGAGGACTGCAACCTCGTGGCGTACGACAATGGCAACCCCACCTGGGCCAGCGGCACCTGGCACAAGGGCATAAACTGCTACCTCCAGCTGCAGTCCGACGGCGAGCTCATCATCTTCGGCTACAACAGGTATACGCGCGTCGGACCGTCCGAACTCTGGAGGAGCAACGCCAAGTCGTCCCCCGGGAGCTACGCCCTCGTCCTCCGGTACGACGGCAGCCTCCACGTGTACGGACCGGCACGGTGGTCGGTGCCGAGGTTAACCGGTGGAGCGGGCGCTCCGCGATCCACTTGGTCGTCCACGACCGACGCCGTGCTCTACACCAACGACGTGGCTCCGATCGGAGTCACCATCGTCAACGGCGTCTACGAGCTGGCGCTGCAGGACAACTGCAACCTGGCACTGCGCAACACCGAGGAGGACGGAGTGCTGTGGCAGACGGGGACAAGCAACTGGCTGCGTGACTGTTTCGTGACGTTGGAGCCCAACGGGGAGCTCAAGATCAAGTACATGGGCGGGGAGACTCTGTGGACCAACGGGGTGGCGTCCGACTCCGGGGAATACGTCCTCGCGCTCAGCCCCCGCGGTCAGCTCGTCGTCTACGGCCCATCGTTGTGGAACACGCCGAAAGCAGGAGTCCTCGCCGCCGGCGTCGAGACGTGGGGCTCGGCTGGGAACACGACAACTACCGCTCTGACAGACGAGTGA